Proteins encoded in a region of the Melospiza georgiana isolate bMelGeo1 chromosome 2, bMelGeo1.pri, whole genome shotgun sequence genome:
- the LOC131080633 gene encoding OX-2 membrane glycoprotein-like, protein MLSMAPASPPASVQVMNRKVQSVQAGGNVTLSCRSVTKEDVIQVTWQKETDGTEDNIATYSTINGQKIAKAYVSHVSFAHSELQASAISLDGVTLQDEGCYKCIFNTFPSGAVTGRMCLKVYAISDPRVETKLISSPDKAEDSEKMVGMSCSATGKPVPKITWHLPSILQQKPKEYHIKFSNQTVTVISNFTHTHSKILWEYPITCMIQHPFLNVTLVLPTDSLEQGPDSSMASAIAIALGVLVPLTSLLILTCLFFHCLRHLRDAERNPTWPCWVGLPFLRVLQNSLPQVLRFNTMTWLCPATQGLPAHCPSQAETGLERDTGMSPQSDSWEGET, encoded by the exons ATGCTGAGTATGGCACCTGCTTCTCCCCCAGCCTCTGTGCAGGTGATGAACAGAAAGGTCCAGTCAGTCCAGGCAGGAGGAAATGTTACTTTATCATGCCGGTCAGTCACAAAAGAAGATGTGATACAGGTGACATGGCAGAAAGAGACGGATGGGACTGAAGACAACATAGCAACTTACAGTACGATTAATGGCCAAAAAATAGCCAAGGCCTATGTAAGCCATGTGAGCTTTGCCCACAGCGAGTTACAAGCCTCAGCCATCTCCCTTGATGGAGTCACCCTCCAAGATGAAGGATGCTACAAATGCATCTTCAACACATTTCCCTCGGGGGCTGTCACTGGCAGGATGTGTCTCAAGGTTTATG CCATCTCAGACCCCAGAGTGGAAACAAAACTTATATCCAGTCCAGACAAAGCTGAGGATTCTGAGAAAATGGTGGGGATGAGCTGCTCAGCAACAGGGAAACCAGTTCCAAAAATAACCTGGCACCTCCCCAGCATACTGCAGCAGAAACCAAAGGAGTACCACATAAAGTTCAGCAACCAGACCGTGACTGTCATCAGCAATTTTACCCATACCCACTCCAAAATCCTTTGGGAGTACCCCATCACCTGCATGATCCAACATCCTTTTCTAAATGTGACCCTGGTCCTGCCCACagacagcctggagcagg GTCCAGACAGCAGCATGGCATCGGCCATTGCCATTGCACTGGGGGTCCTGGTCCCCCTGACCTCCCTTCTCATTCTCacctgcctcttcttccactgcctCAGGCACCTACGTGATGCAGAGAGAAACCCAACCTGGCCCTGCTGGGTAGGTCTGCCTTTCCTCAGGGTGCTGCAAAATTCACTCCCACAGGTCTTGAGGTTCAATACCATGACCTGGCTTTGCCCAGCCACACAAGGGCTGCCTGCACACTGCCCAAGCCAGGCTGAAActgggctggagagggacacAGGAATGAGCCCCCAGTCAgacagctgggaaggggaaacCTGA